The Penaeus monodon isolate SGIC_2016 chromosome 17, NSTDA_Pmon_1, whole genome shotgun sequence genome contains the following window.
ctctctctctctctctctctctctctctctctctttctctctctctctctctctctctctctctctctctctctctctctcttactatatatatatatatatatatatatatatatatatatatatatatatatatatatatatataatatgcacacacacacacacacacacacatacacaggcatatatatatatatatatatatatatatatatatatatatatatatatatatatatatatatatatatatatatatatatatatatatatatatagtgtgtgtgtgtgtgtgtgtgtgtgtgtgtgtgtgtgtatatatagagtgtgtgtgtgtgtgtgtgttgagatagatatatagatagataggttgttatacatatatatatatatatatatatatatatatatatatatatatatatatatatatatatatatatatatatatttatataaatagtttgGAGACCCCAGCCAGCTAAACTTGGGGAAATAACACAGCTGATGATCTTTCAAGGTGATCAGTCCTTACCATTTCAAAAAGGATTCCGTGATTATATTTAAAACAACGTGTTCCGCGAAGGCCTGTAAAATTTCGCTCATGTTTTGTTCGAACACCAATGATGACTTCTATTAGACGATTTCCACTTGTCTCTGAGTCTGTGCAGAGGGAGAGCCTTGATATCGCTGGTCCTTGAAGAGTAAGAGTTCATTCAGACGGATGCAACGCTAAACCGTAGTGAAAAGTCTGTAAACCTTGAATACCGGAAACACCTGTGCTAACTGGAACCCGTTCCTGTACGAAGCTTGTGACCTGACATAGTTAAGGCCACTCAATGAACCAATCATTTGCTACCACCGAGGAACACCACCTGAGGTTGGTGCATGGCTACAAATGTTAAATGTTATGTTAATCAAACTTGTAACGTGAACTGAACTACCCAAAGCGAACCACTCAAAGGAATTAATCCCAGGCTCTTTTGTACGTCTGgccagaaaacagaagagaaacaaaaaatagcaaTTACAGATCTAACTTGATTGACTTGAAAGGTGTTCTCATCTTTCGTAACTTTGGGCAGGAAACAGAAAGATATTTTTGCTAGTGGCTTCATCGATGGTTGTATTTAAAGACCATTTCATCTTATTACTTCATCTTAATATCATTAAAGGTTTAAATCTTGACCAGTCTGAGGCAATTGCAGTAGGATGACTaaacattttatctttatttggtcTTGTTATTACAGTTTCTCTCTAATTTCacatttaaaaaatgtgtatCATTCAGTATTTGACTTACTGTAATAGTGTGCATTCAGTTATAGTATTATCAAAAgtattttggaaatatatatatatatatttttttatatatatattttatgttttctggAAACATTGGACATGAAACAGCTCTGCGTCAATATGTTATCAGCTTCTAACTTTGGATACAGAAGCAACCGAAGGAGAGAGTCTCACGGCGAGCGTCCCCGCAGGAAGGGTTGACCGACGACGAACCGCCTACTTGCCGAGCCTCTGGAGGGCAAGTACCAGTACCGGGCCGGTACTGGTTCCTCTGGCGAGGCCGGAACATGTAGTCCACGCAGTACAGGAACACCTCGTTGTGGAAACAGTTACTCCTGCAATATGTAAAGGTTCTATGTAACCATATAAGTAggtaaagaaggaatgaaaatagaatgcaagagaaaagggaagtaaatAAAGGTTTTATAGTGATTAAAAATCGACCtattaaatgataacaatgtctATCCAGCATACCATCACATCTGACCTTGACTGGCGATAAAGTGGTTGTTGACATTTTTATGTAAGAATTAGAATAACATACCTGCATTCGGCCGCCACTCCGACGTCGCGGTAGAGGTTGTAGCAGTCTTCGCACACGCGGTCGAGCCTTACAAGAAGTTCGCGGTCGTAGACGCCCGTGCAAGAATTGAACGACTTAGTACGTTTGTTTATGCTTTGGTCTCCTGAGAGGGAATCAATCCCCaagggaggaaagaatgaaagccAGTATTTCATTTGTGTTTTCAAAAGTCGTGACAGAGGCCGGAAGGGCCACCAGCAGGGACACCAGAACAGCTGACTGCACCTgttggcagagggagaggagttaACTCTAAGGAAGCATTTGTTTCCAAGGAATATCAACATCTGTAACTAAGAAAACATCGGACCTTGCTGAAATGATTCGTATTCGAAGTCAGTCCTGAGACTCTTACAGGATTTTGCGGCTGATATAATCTCATGATTTCGATGTTTAGTACGAGAGAACAGCTGACTTCTTCCTATGTTCGTTTTACTACTAGTTTCGAATCAGTCTGTTTAGTTCGCTGGGGACATACAAGACTTcaataaataatgtaaacaacGGAAGAATAGGAAaatcaataatacaaataaaaacattcgGAACTGCTATTCAAAAAGAACAATATCTGTACTTTACATAGGCGTTACAACCTCCCTTACCGATCGGACCGCAACCATTTCACTGGACACAAATCAGCAGGAACAAGGACCACCGACTTCGAGGCTCTCCCTCTGCACTGACTCAGAAACAGGTGAACATCGCCTTATATAAGCTGCCGTTGGTGATTGATGAAAACATGAGCGAAGGTATTGGCTACAGGCCTTCGCGAGACATCTTGTTTTAAGAGCCTTTGATCTCAAAGTCTGTTGAATTGGTGAGGATTGATCACCTCTTGAAAGTTCGTCAGCTGTGTGAATTCGCGGATGTAAATACGACGCTTTCCTCTGTCTGATCACCTAAAACTTCATGTTAGTATGATCTTGTGCGcacgtgtatgtaaatatataagtctgtgtgacgaatatattaatatgaataaatatattacgtGTCCTTAAACTTTTTAGACTATTGACCCCTTCATGGAATCTTTGATTTCTCATCAACCTACAGGcatttactaaaaataatgataataggataaatataaataggtgagtaaatataaatgattatcaaATCAATGTGCAATTTTCAGGCATTATTATAACGGTCCATTTTCTTGTGAATCCGAATAATGATAGATTATTTTaactatatgattattatgttttaataagcAGAATAGagaaataacgacaataaatatatatatatatatattatatattatatatatattatatatatatatatatgatagtatatatatatacacacacacacacacacacacacacacacacacacacacacaccacacacacacattatatatatatatatataatatatatattatatatatatatattatatataataaaatgtgcatatatatatatatatatatatatatatatatatatgtatatatagtaatatatatgcatatatatatatatatagatatatatatatatagtatatatatatatataatatatatatatatatatatatatatatatatatgtatatagttttatttatgtatatatatatcttatatctatctatctatctatctatctatctctctctctctctctctctctctctctctctctcttctctctctctctctctctctctctctccccttctctctctctattatatatatatatatatatatatatatatatatagtgtgtgcatataaatgtgtatatatataatatatatatatatatatatatatatatatatatatatatatatatatatatatatattatatatacatatatataatatatatatatatatatatatatatatatatatatatatacatatatatatatatattacatataaatatatatatatatatatatatatatatatatatatatatatatatatatatatatataatatatatgtgtggtgtgtgtgtgcatatatatatatatataatatatatatatatatatatatatatatatatttatactatatatattatatatatatatatgtatatatatatatatatatatatatatataatatatatatatattgcatatatatgtatacatataggctatccatgggtccactgggaggtggagagcctttggtagctctggcttttgttagtttggcttttctcagtTTAGGCTTTGTCTGGTCCTTCTTTCCTTagctttacctgggtaaggtcagccgGTTCcagcactggctgcacagattcagctttgcctgtgagggtggggctggtttggctcggTCCAGCTTCCTCCTTTTCAGGGCTGcaacatatatagtgtgtgcatataaatgtgtgtatatatatatatatatatattattaatatatatatatatatatatattatatatatatatatatatatatatatgtatatatatatatatatatatatatatatatatatatatatatatatatatatatatatatatatatatatatatatatattatatatatatatgctggtcagcaataaataataaaatattataaaatacatattctacatatacttatacatatatataatataaataaaactaaatataataaatgctGGACCCAAGGcggtataataatagtatataaaaataaagtaagatatatatatatatatatatatatattatatatattatatacattaatatatatattatatatatatatatatatatatacatatatatatatattaatatatatatatatatatatatatatataatatatatatatatatatatatacatacacacacacacacacacacacatatatataatatatatatatatatatatatatatatatatatatatatgtatatatatatatatatatatatatgcatatatatgtatacatataggctatccatgggtccactgggaggtggagagcctttggtagctctggcttttgttagtttggcttttctcagtTTAGGCTTTGTCTGGTCCTTCTTTTCCTTagctttacctgggtaaggtcagccgGTTCcagcactggctgcacagattcagctttgcctgtgagggtggggctggtttggctcggTCCAGCTTCCTCCTTTTCAgggctgcaacagtctgggttATTTCCGTCATGGCGACCCTggctgccttctccgcctcctgaCTCGACCTCCTCAAagttgttgctactgcagtgactacagcagtcaacaggagagccatatctccctcatcaaagaggagattatcgtctcttggtctctcctgtggttctttttctacACCTTTGCAATGGCCAGAAATCCTTTTAATTGGAGATGCCCTGTCTTGGTTGGGGAGGTGCTTCCTTCCTCTTCGGAGGTCGAGGAGCCTTAtcccttttgttctgtccccacaCATGTGGGCCTAGGGGAGCAGGGAACGAAGTAATGtttcttggcacagttgggacatttggctggtGTGTCCCTTTgcccttaaggcacacctcggtattgtgtgccttgctacagacaccacatttgggcttggctttgtagctagcctggtggtgaccgtattaGGCAGGATTAGGTCTTTCACAATTGGCTCGCACATCACGTGGGGAGCGAGAGTGTCGAGCCTTTACATAGGTGCAACACCTAAAAGGTGCATCAGGCAAAATTCATCAGACAGCCCATTGAAATTGCGATTGCATGTGCGTGAAATGAAAAATAGTTACAGGATAAGGAAAATCCAGAACCGCGATATTTCTTGGCTAAAGGACTCTTCATCAGACAGAACTGACTGGGTATGCGAAATAATTTTGGACAGGAATATAAAAGTGATAGTGGAAGCAAGATCCGAATCATCTGACAGAAGTCAAGTATTCCAGGAAAGTCTTTATCAAAGATAAACATTATTTACACTCTTAAAAGAAATCAATTTACCGTTTTATATAATTTGTCTCCATTGCATAAAACAGTAAACTGATTTCTATGACTCTTTCAAATATTGTTATATCAGTTTGGACATTTTCCTATAGTGATATATCGGGGATGATGTGTCGGCGATATATCGATGcacatgactatatatatgtgtatgcatatataatgtaatatgatataatctatatgatCTGATTATTGTGTGGTGTCACTGCTTACATTTAGGATAAAATTTTGCGAGAGAAACGTTTATCTCCGACACACAGTCTTGAGTAAGTGCCAGACACAGCAATGAATCAGCACAGCTGGCTGGGTTCGAAGAGGTGATCAGGCCTTCCTCACTGAACAGAAAATCAAAGGCTGACAAGACAAGGTGCCTCGCAAAAGTCTCCAATCCCACACAGTGTCACGTTTTCTTGGCCATCGACGACCACTTATATAAGGTGATGCGCGACTGTTTCGATCTTAGTGCAGAGGAAGAGCCTGGAAGTTGCTGATCGTTGCTCTTGCTCTGAAGACATGGTTGCCGTTGGACCGATGCGGGCAGCTATTATGCTATCTCTACTGGTGGCTATCCCGGCCTCTGCCACCACCTCCGGAGACGAAAATAAGATCCCGACGTTCGTCCGTTCTTCCCCAGAAGCCTCTCCTGTGAATTCCCTCGAAGGAGCCTACGCCTTAGACAAACGCAACCTATCCTTCAGGTCTTGCACGGGCGTCTACGACCGCGAACTCCTTGTAAGGCTCGACCGCGTGTGCGAAGACTGCTATAACGTGTACCGCGACGTCGGAGTGGCAGCAGAATGCAGGTAACTTATCACTTTGCAGTAACCCATCCAGTtgtgttgtaattattgttatcaaccaTATTATGCTAAAAACGTTACTGTTGTAGAAGGGTATTAGTATAAAATTTGCTCctttgaaaataataagaaaacggAACAGGGATTTTGTCTTGAATAAAAATTGGATATTCATGGAACTTTCGTTAGCATTGCCTAAAAAGCCTTAATAAGGGTCTAAACAGAATATACTATTTTCTCATTGCTCTTTATTCTCATAGTTATTCTTTTTCACAATTCTCCTGTACGACTACCAGCGGAACTACATAACATTATTCCTTCCTTCAGGAGTAACTGTTTCCACAACGAGGTGTTCCTGTACTGCGTGGACTACATGTTCCGGCCTCGCCAAAGGAACCAGTACCGGGCCGCCCTGCAGAGGCTCGGCAAGTAGGTGGAGCCTCTTCAGCCAGACCTCGCCATGCGACTCCCCAGATGACCAGACTCCAGACTCCTCTTTGGTTGCTTTTGTGTCCTGAGTTGAAAGGTGAAATAATGATGGCAGGGAAGCGTTTTGTAGCCTGTACTATTTGCCCCCAAatcaaataaaagcataaaagaaaTTTATTGAAATTTCCCTTAAAATGTCGCTCTGAAGCATACTGTTCAATACAACTGGTCGCAAGGAGGAGACTGCAAAGCTGTAAAACTGGGTGTTATTATAGTtacaaagctatatatatatggacaaacacACTATTGGACAAacatactatttcattattttgttacacaaaaataatgataatagtattcatGGTTATCTACAAAGTAATTATAACGATACTAGTAATATGGATtatgattataagaatgataatactgctaAATCATAGCATgtgtcaaaagaaagaaagagagaaagaaagagagaaaaaaaaacacggcgacacgagaaataaataaattcacagaTGGGGACAAATTGCATAAAACGGTAAAGTGATTTCTTTTAAGAGGGAATGTACgagtatatgttatttattctgACTGACAAAGACGTCCCCGGATTACTTGACCCTTGTCAAGTGATTCAGATCTTgctcctattttctcttttatattcttcAAAATTATTTCGCACATCCAGTTCTCCTGTTTGATGAAGGGTCCTTGTGGCATGGAATGTCACGGTTCTGGATTTCCCTTATCAcgtgactgttttttttattttacgtatCATCCCCGATACATGATTGTAAGAAAATATCCAAACTGATGTGTCAATATTTGATTTGCATGTTTAATGCACTGCTAACAAAGATTTGCAGCAGAAACGTATTTTTCAAACCTGTGTATCATGCGtcgatattttgatataatatagattaatatagattttGCTGTAATATAGATTACTGATGGTTGCGCTCATGACATTCAGTGtatatattaagattaaaaaaagagcCGTTCATTTACGACCAAGGAAAACAGGAGATAGTTCCCAGCCTCTTTCACATTTCTTGAGCTCCACGGtcgacagtgagagagagaaaaaaaaacagaaggatggacaaagatacatatatggatgaatacagagagagagagagagagagagagagagagagagagaaagagaaagagagataaattcagaaacaaagagaattatttatatatatatatatatatatatatatatatatatatatatatatatatatatatatatataattctctttgtctcttaattctctctctctctctctctctctctcgctctctctctctctctctctctctctcgctctctctctctctctctctctctctctctctctctctctctctctctctctctatatatatatatatataatatatatatatattatatatatatatatatatatatatatatatatatatatatatattatatatatatataatatatatatatatatatatatatatatatatatatatatatatatatatatatatattatatatatatatatatatatatatatatataagagagagagggagaaagagaaatatatacatatatataatatatatacatacatatatatatgtgtgtgtgtttgttttgtgtttgtgtttgtgtttatttgtgtttgtgtttgtgtttgtttgtgtttgtgtgtgtgtgtgtgtgtgtgtgtgtgtgtgtgcgtgcgcgtgtgtgtgtgtgtgtatgtgtgtgtgtatttatgtatatatgcacatatatattatatatataaatatatattatagtattatattgatattatatatattattgtatatagttt
Protein-coding sequences here:
- the LOC119583583 gene encoding crustacean hyperglycemic hormones-like, whose translation is MVAVGPMRAAIMLSLLVAIPASATTSGDENKIPTFVRSSPEASPVNSLEGAYALDKRNLSFRSCTGVYDRELLVRLDRVCEDCYNVYRDVGVAAECRSNCFHNEVFLYCVDYMFRPRQRNQYRAALQRLGK